Below is a window of Hydrogenimonas sp. DNA.
GCCTTTCGAGGGTAAAAAGTATTTCTGGGTTATGTAGCCTCCGTAACTGATGGCCGAAATGACCACTACCGCCATCCATATCTTGAAAGGAGAAAGCGGGATGTAACGGGTTATCGGCTCATCGGGAAGAAGAGGCAGTATGACGGCCGAAAGTAGCACCATCTTTCCGAGCGTCTCGAACTCGTATGTGTTGATGCCGAGTGTAAATTTCTGAATAGTGTGCCTGGCGTTGAGAATGAATATTATGAGAACAAACAGAAGCGCCGGCATCCAGAGCGGATATATCTGTGTCATCGGTCCGAATGCGTAGACGCAGAGCATGACTGTAAAGAGCAGTATACTTTGACTCTTTTTCCGCACTTTCGTCCAGTAGAAAATCGAATAGACAAGGCTCAAAGAGATCAAAACAGCGGTATATGGAACGAGGTGCACAGGATCGATTTTATAGAAAAGAAAGCCCAGAATTCCTACGAATGTCAGTGTCCTTGCCGAACCGAAAAAGTATTTCGCCGAATCTGCATGGAACTGTATTCGGTACGTTTTGACCTCCAGCCCCACAAGAAAGCTGAAGACTACGGTTATCGCGAAGTGTACGAGATCTGGCTCCAGTCTCATGGCGCAATCAACCCCTTTTCGTAGCACTGAGGATCGAACTCGCAAACCACATCGTTGTCGAAGAGCAGGTACTTCTCCTCCTTCCCCGGATAATCCACATGCGAAAGAAAGTGTTTCATGACATTTATTCTGGAGACCCTCTTGTCGTCGCTGTGCACCACATACCAGGGGGCGAAAACGAACGATGTCTTGGCAAACATCTCATCTCTGGCTTTTGAATACTCCTTCCAGAGTTTTTGGGCCTTCTGGTCTATCGGGCTGAGTTTCCACTGCTTCAGCGGATCTCTTTTCCTCTCCTCGAGCCGTCTCTTCTGCTCCTTTTTCGAAATATCCAGGTAGTATTTGAAGAAGATCATCTCCGAGTGCGTAAGCATCTGTTCGAAGCTGGAGACCTCTCTCATGAAGAGTTCATACTCCTTTTTTGTACAGAAGCCCATCACCTTTTCGACGCCCGCCCTGTTGTACCAGCTCCGGTTGAAAAAGACGATCTCCCCGCCGCTCGGCAGATGCGGCGTATACCGCTGAAAATACCACGACTTTCTCTCTCGGTCACTCGGTTTACCGAGCGCCACGGAGCGCACCTCCCTGGGGCTGAGATGTTCGGTGAACCGCTTTATGGTTCCATCTTTACCGGCGGCATCCCTCCCTTCGAATACCACGCAGACTTTGATCTCTTTTTTAATAACATGGCGCTGGAACTTCACCAGTTCGACCTGCAGCCGGTAGAGCTCCTTCTTGTACCTCTTTCTATCCATTACATCATACCCCGCATTATCATGTTGAAATAGACCCAGCGCATAAGGTGGAGGTCTATCTCCCACCATATCCACCTTGGTTCGGTCGGATCGAGCGGAAAAGTGGGATCGAACCCTTTTTCGTCATATTCGGCCAGCATCTCCCTGCCGTAGCGGGTGCGTATCGGAACCGCCGTATAGCCCAGATACTTCGCCGGAAGCGGCTTCTCTTCGAGAGCCGCGGCGATATTGTCCTGCATTACGATCGCCTGGTCGCGTGCGGCTGCACCGCTCTTTCCGAAAGGGGTGCCCAGAACGTCGCCGACTCCGAAAACGTTGGGGTAGCTCTTGTGACGGAGAGTACGGGCCTCTGCATCGAACCACCCTTTGAACTCACCTTCGTAGGCTGCGAGCGGGGAGTCTCTGAGTACACCGGAGGCCCTCATCGGAGGAGTGATATGCAGAAAGTCGTACGGTACCTCTCTGCCTGTTCCCCCGAATTCGAACGTCGCTATCTTTCGCTCCGCATCTACCGAAATGAGCCTGTGTGAAAAGAGCGTAGAGAAGTTTTTCTCACTCCCGACCATCTTTTTGAGTACCTTGTCGTATCCGACGTTTCCTATCAGCCTATCCGACGATTTCACAAGAGTGAACTCCGCTTTCGCATGAAGATCAGAACCCTTCATCGGGCCGTTGCCCTTCAGCATATCGTTGCATAAAAAGAGGATATCGAGCGAAACGCCCTCACCTTTCACCGGCGTATCCGGATCGGCGAGCAGAACCTTTACATGCCCGCTCTGTGCACTTTTGCGTATATCCGAAAACCAGCTTCGGGTGAGCTCGCCTCCGGTTGCGA
It encodes the following:
- a CDS encoding UDP-galactose-lipid carrier transferase, producing MDRKRYKKELYRLQVELVKFQRHVIKKEIKVCVVFEGRDAAGKDGTIKRFTEHLSPREVRSVALGKPSDRERKSWYFQRYTPHLPSGGEIVFFNRSWYNRAGVEKVMGFCTKKEYELFMREVSSFEQMLTHSEMIFFKYYLDISKKEQKRRLEERKRDPLKQWKLSPIDQKAQKLWKEYSKARDEMFAKTSFVFAPWYVVHSDDKRVSRINVMKHFLSHVDYPGKEEKYLLFDNDVVCEFDPQCYEKGLIAP